Part of the Halomarina litorea genome is shown below.
CCTCCGGGTCGGCCCCCTCGACGCCGTCGTCACCGCCGTCGGCGGGCCGGCGTGGACCATCACCTACTCCGAGTGGCAGCGCCGGCGCTACCCCCATCTCGACACGAGCGACGAGGGCATCGTCGTGGACGTCTGTGACTACGTGGACGCGATGACCTGCCCGGCGTGGTTCGTGGAGGCGCTGGCGGCGTTGCCGGACGAACGGGTGAACGGAGAGGACCCACTGTCGCCACGATTGGGACTGTTCGTCGGCCATCTCGTTCGCCAGCTGGAGTTCGGTCTGGAGTAGGCGCGGGTCGGTCGCGGCGCGTCGGGGGGTGCGCCACGAATCGAAGGGCGCTCGTTGTCGCATCGGAATTGCCGTGTTCGCCCCGTGTATCGACCCGGGTGACTCGGTTTGGCCCGTTCGTCGGGTCCATCTCGACAGCGGCGGTAGCGCCAACAGTACCTATTCCACCGGGGAGCAACATGGGGTTACCCATGGACTACATCTTGGACGAGATCGACAAGCGGATACTCTACTATCTCGCACGGGATGCGCGGAACACGACCGCGAGAGCGATCGCAGCGAGCGTCGACGTCTCGCCGGGCACCATCGGAAACCGGATCGAACGACTGGAAGAACGCGGCATCCTCGAAGGGTATCACGCGGACATCGACTATCAGACCGCCAAGAACCTCCTCCCGCACCTCTATATCTGTAACGCGCCGTCGTCCGAACGTGAGCGCCTCGCACAGGAGACCCTCGAAATCTCTGGTGTGGTGAACGTCCGAACAGCGATGCTCGGGCGCGAGAGTCTCCACGTACTGGCGATCGGGACGAACACGAAAGATATCAGCCGGATCGGACAGGAGCTGACCGAACTCGGCGCCGAGGTGGAGAAAGAGGGGCTACTGGAGGAGGAGCTGTACCAACCGTACCGTCCCTACGGCCCGGATGGCGAACGGAAGCGACCCGGCAAGGACTTCATGACGCTCGCTGGCGACGCCGAACTGACCGAGCTTCGACTCAAGGAGGAGGCCCCCGTGGCCGGGATGACCATCGGTGGAGCAGCCGAGGCGGGAATCCTGCCGGACGACGTGCTCGTCGTCGCGATCGAACGGGAGGGGACGATGATCACACCGAAGGGCGACGTGGGGTTTCAGGGAGGCGATATCGTCTCTCTCCTGTTCAGGGATGGGTACTCCGACGAGGTCGCAGACTACTTCGGGGACGACCTCATCGGTCAGTAGGTCGGTACTCGCCGGACGATAGTGGAAGCGCTCCCCGAACAGGGAGCGTCGTCAGTAGCTACATTGACCGACAGCCGACGCCCAGAACCCGCCGAGGGGACGTTCGATCCGTCGTCCGAATTCCGCCGTCGCTGGCGAGTCGGTCCGTGTACTCAACTGGAGCCCCGGACCGCCCTGATTA
Proteins encoded:
- a CDS encoding Lrp/AsnC family transcriptional regulator → MDEIDKRILYYLARDARNTTARAIAASVDVSPGTIGNRIERLEERGILEGYHADIDYQTAKNLLPHLYICNAPSSERERLAQETLEISGVVNVRTAMLGRESLHVLAIGTNTKDISRIGQELTELGAEVEKEGLLEEELYQPYRPYGPDGERKRPGKDFMTLAGDAELTELRLKEEAPVAGMTIGGAAEAGILPDDVLVVAIEREGTMITPKGDVGFQGGDIVSLLFRDGYSDEVADYFGDDLIGQ